Proteins from a single region of Spirochaetota bacterium:
- a CDS encoding UDP-N-acetylglucosamine 2-epimerase → MTLRDSTEWVELVDSGWNFIVGADKNRILEILEKMPIYGRKELLYGDGKTAEKILDVFLNIFS, encoded by the coding sequence ATTACTTTAAGAGATTCAACTGAATGGGTTGAACTTGTTGATTCTGGTTGGAACTTTATTGTTGGTGCAGATAAAAATAGAATACTTGAAATTCTTGAAAAAATGCCCATTTATGGAAGAAAAGAACTTCTTTATGGCGATGGAAAAACAGCAGAAAAAATTTTGGATGTTTTTTTAAATATTTTTTCATAA
- a CDS encoding methyl-accepting chemotaxis protein: MSIRFRVALIIFIFALFIVIFTFSLIRNFILYELIFKDFKETMKKGIEIAKLIPEYTDVNKIKELANNWEEYKKIVDQTNRIAKIFGFIYLYIMEPKDDNFIFLMSNEFDYELFKKDYLSVYDYPPKELVEAYKTKQATFTRKPYTDEYGTFVSYFEPLLNDQGEVYAIIGVDYDVSFYVKILSKMYWRLLAVIIFVFIMDIILIIYVEKKIIAPINKISDHTKIIADGNLRKINIKIKKDEIGKLSNSVNIMVDNLINIINGLKNITERLNNISYKNNSLMSNFLESINSQASSLEEISSAIEEATSSIKMISENAKESSEKIIEGSKKAIDATKYIDSIVDSISKIFDYSKKIRKSIELIYEITDETHILALNASIEASKAGEVGIGFAVVAQEIRNLAEKAENTVSEIEKIIKENEKIVEESLESIKSSKEKLKSILELNVSSSNVLKEIKESISEQANVNEELSKAVEDINQTTQKFLESSEILGRIAKDILSTSKKIDESIKNFKID; this comes from the coding sequence ATGTCTATTAGATTTAGAGTTGCTTTAATTATTTTTATTTTTGCTTTATTTATTGTAATTTTTACATTTTCGTTAATTAGAAATTTTATATTATATGAGTTAATATTTAAAGATTTTAAAGAAACAATGAAAAAAGGTATAGAAATAGCAAAACTAATTCCTGAATATACAGATGTAAATAAAATAAAAGAGCTTGCCAATAATTGGGAGGAATATAAAAAAATTGTTGATCAAACTAATAGAATAGCTAAAATATTTGGTTTTATTTACCTTTATATTATGGAGCCAAAAGATGATAATTTTATTTTTTTAATGTCAAATGAATTTGATTATGAATTATTTAAAAAAGATTACCTTTCAGTATATGATTATCCACCTAAAGAACTAGTTGAAGCTTACAAAACAAAACAAGCTACATTTACCAGAAAACCTTATACCGATGAATATGGAACTTTTGTTTCCTATTTTGAACCTTTATTAAATGATCAGGGCGAAGTTTATGCTATTATTGGTGTTGACTATGATGTAAGCTTTTATGTAAAAATTCTTTCTAAGATGTACTGGAGACTTCTTGCAGTTATTATCTTTGTTTTTATTATGGATATAATTTTAATAATATATGTAGAAAAAAAGATTATTGCTCCTATTAATAAGATATCAGATCATACAAAAATTATTGCGGACGGTAATCTTAGAAAAATAAACATAAAAATTAAAAAAGACGAAATAGGTAAACTATCAAATTCTGTAAATATAATGGTTGATAATCTTATAAATATTATAAATGGCCTTAAAAATATTACAGAAAGATTAAATAATATTTCTTATAAAAATAATTCTTTAATGAGCAATTTTTTAGAATCCATTAATTCTCAAGCTTCATCTCTTGAAGAAATATCTTCAGCAATTGAAGAAGCTACTTCTTCTATTAAGATGATTTCAGAAAATGCAAAAGAAAGTTCTGAAAAGATAATCGAAGGAAGTAAAAAAGCTATTGATGCTACAAAATATATTGATAGTATTGTGGATTCTATATCTAAAATTTTTGATTATTCAAAAAAAATAAGGAAATCTATTGAGCTTATTTATGAGATAACTGATGAAACACATATTTTAGCTTTAAATGCTTCAATTGAAGCTTCAAAAGCTGGGGAAGTAGGAATAGGTTTTGCTGTTGTTGCTCAAGAAATAAGAAATTTAGCTGAAAAAGCAGAAAATACAGTCTCTGAAATTGAAAAAATTATTAAAGAAAATGAAAAAATTGTGGAAGAATCGCTTGAATCTATTAAAAGTTCAAAAGAAAAGCTTAAAAGTATTCTTGAGTTGAATGTTTCTTCATCAAATGTTTTAAAAGAGATTAAAGAATCTATTTCTGAGCAAGCAAATGTAAACGAAGAGTTATCAAAAGCAGTTGAAGATATAAATCAAACTACACAAAAATTTCTTGAAAGTAGTGAAATCCTGGGAAGGATTGCTAAAGATATTTTGAGCACATCTAAGAAGATAGATGAAAGTATAAAAAATTTTAAAATAGATTAA
- a CDS encoding DegT/DnrJ/EryC1/StrS family aminotransferase — protein sequence MQVPFYTPTREYIQNKEKFDHAIQKVIKRGDFILGEEVKLFEEDICKYTGAKYAIACASGTDALVICSDILGFKEGTYVITTPFTFFASVSCLARNGSTPIFVDIDEDTCQIDVEKIEEILEKIKAGNFIHNGKIIELKNIRGILPVHLFNQTCDMDKLMKIARNYNLKVLEDGAESFGIKVNFEGKEVHSGTIGDFGIYSFFPTKTLGCYGDGGMIVTNNSDLADLAKAYRVHGTKKKYYHDYIGYNSRLDTLQAAILRVKLEYIEESIRKRENIAKIYEDRLSKVKDVKLFKVDKNKGRNVYYVFNIRTEKRDQLKNYLEKNGIGTSIYYPLPLHLQKCFEYLGYKKGDFPISEKISNEILALPIFPEMLDEEIDYVCGKIEEFFK from the coding sequence ATGCAAGTTCCATTTTATACACCTACAAGGGAATATATACAAAATAAAGAAAAATTCGATCATGCTATTCAAAAAGTTATAAAAAGAGGTGATTTTATTTTAGGAGAAGAGGTAAAGCTATTTGAAGAAGATATATGTAAATATACAGGTGCAAAATATGCCATAGCTTGTGCATCAGGGACAGATGCTCTTGTTATATGCTCTGATATTCTTGGTTTTAAAGAAGGAACTTATGTTATAACAACTCCTTTTACTTTTTTTGCATCTGTTTCCTGTTTAGCTAGAAATGGCTCAACACCAATATTTGTAGATATTGATGAAGATACATGTCAGATTGATGTAGAAAAAATAGAGGAGATTTTAGAAAAAATAAAAGCAGGAAATTTTATACATAATGGGAAAATTATAGAATTAAAAAATATTAGAGGAATTTTACCAGTTCATCTTTTTAACCAAACATGTGATATGGATAAATTAATGAAAATTGCAAGAAATTATAATTTAAAAGTTCTTGAAGATGGAGCAGAGTCTTTTGGAATAAAAGTTAATTTTGAAGGAAAAGAGGTTCATTCAGGTACAATTGGAGATTTTGGTATATACTCTTTTTTCCCTACTAAAACACTTGGTTGTTATGGTGATGGAGGTATGATAGTTACAAATAATAGTGATTTAGCTGATCTTGCAAAAGCTTATAGAGTCCATGGTACTAAGAAAAAGTATTATCATGACTATATTGGTTATAATTCAAGACTTGATACTTTACAAGCAGCAATTTTAAGAGTTAAACTTGAATACATAGAGGAGTCTATAAGAAAAAGAGAAAATATAGCAAAAATTTATGAAGATAGATTGTCTAAAGTTAAAGATGTTAAGCTTTTTAAAGTTGATAAAAATAAAGGTAGAAATGTTTATTATGTTTTTAATATAAGAACAGAAAAAAGAGATCAACTTAAGAATTATCTTGAAAAGAATGGTATCGGGACCTCTATATATTATCCTCTACCATTACACTTACAAAAATGTTTTGAATATCTCGGTTATAAAAAAGGAGATTTTCCTATTTCTGAAAAGATATCCAATGAAATATTAGCTTTACCTATTTTTCCTGAAATGCTTGATGAAGAAATTGATTATGTTTGTGGAAAAATTGAAGAATTTTTTAAATAA
- a CDS encoding methyl-accepting chemotaxis protein, translating to MKIFKSIKSKIFILTFSFILLMPILFNILFLTFGRNFFINNIEENIVQSINYTLRLTEDIFFKFSKEVEILREMQIFKTRNQSEILKLLFNYAKGFTDISAAYAWYDDNMLYFADDETIYVKELDKRFKGWYEDVRNKNDTLVTDFYNDPVTGSLTVTIATPIFNNDGLFEGILAFDVNMTAFVSMLKRQIKATTSDLIVFKADGTILFATYNIFKSYYDIPPVDFFQKTRITNFLVEYTTKEGDKINKKETFYIKVVPSDFLKIKIVSLLHLSTVEELFNNVFKIFLLFSAVFLVIFIIIAVITSNRLLSPFNRLSRHMREVSDTGILKRFKIQKINSAELDDLLNSFNNLIANFEEVIGEIIKFSDKLKEIIEDNRKITGVLADFSNSEATSVEEISAILEESLSAINQLNENVEETNRMIAEGSQYADQGQKFLNEIVEKMRIIEDHSNKIKSSLNLINDLTEQTNLLSLNASIEAARAGEAGKGFSVVAAEIRALAEQSSNTAEEIGKRIKENVKSVNDAIDLIDKSKNTIQKIIQQVIQTSRLINDIAKQMSEQTQGSREIMTSIDDINKGVLNIVNASEKVTNIAKILEEESIKLSEVAKKFKVENVLGEKLIE from the coding sequence ATGAAAATATTTAAGTCAATTAAATCAAAAATATTTATCCTAACATTTTCTTTTATTCTTTTGATGCCAATTTTATTTAATATATTGTTTTTAACATTTGGTAGAAACTTTTTTATAAACAATATAGAAGAAAATATTGTTCAATCTATAAATTATACTTTAAGATTAACTGAAGATATCTTTTTTAAGTTTTCTAAAGAAGTTGAGATATTAAGAGAGATGCAAATTTTTAAAACAAGAAATCAATCTGAAATTTTGAAACTTCTTTTTAATTATGCAAAAGGTTTTACAGATATATCAGCAGCATATGCATGGTATGATGATAATATGCTTTATTTTGCTGATGATGAGACTATTTATGTTAAAGAGCTTGATAAAAGGTTTAAAGGATGGTATGAGGATGTAAGAAATAAAAATGATACTTTGGTAACTGATTTTTACAATGATCCTGTTACAGGAAGTCTTACTGTTACTATAGCTACACCAATATTTAACAATGATGGATTATTCGAAGGAATACTAGCTTTTGATGTCAATATGACAGCTTTTGTTTCTATGTTGAAAAGGCAAATAAAAGCTACTACTTCTGACCTTATAGTTTTTAAGGCTGATGGAACTATATTATTTGCAACTTACAATATTTTCAAATCTTACTATGATATTCCCCCTGTAGATTTTTTCCAAAAAACGAGGATAACAAACTTTTTAGTAGAATATACTACTAAAGAAGGAGATAAAATAAATAAAAAAGAAACTTTTTATATAAAAGTTGTTCCTTCAGATTTTTTAAAGATAAAAATTGTTTCCTTACTTCACCTATCTACTGTTGAAGAATTATTTAATAATGTTTTTAAAATATTTTTACTTTTTTCTGCAGTATTTCTTGTTATTTTTATAATAATTGCTGTTATTACATCAAATAGATTGCTTAGTCCATTTAACAGGCTTTCAAGACATATGAGGGAAGTTTCAGATACAGGAATTCTTAAAAGATTTAAGATACAGAAGATAAATTCAGCAGAACTGGATGATTTACTTAATTCTTTTAATAACTTGATTGCTAATTTTGAGGAAGTTATTGGAGAAATTATCAAATTTTCAGATAAGTTAAAGGAAATAATTGAAGATAATAGAAAGATAACAGGAGTTCTTGCTGATTTTTCAAACTCTGAAGCAACCTCAGTTGAAGAAATATCTGCAATATTAGAAGAGTCTTTAAGTGCAATAAATCAATTAAATGAAAATGTTGAAGAAACAAATAGAATGATTGCAGAGGGATCTCAATACGCAGATCAGGGTCAGAAATTTTTAAATGAAATTGTTGAAAAAATGAGAATAATAGAAGATCATTCAAATAAGATAAAATCCTCACTAAATTTGATAAATGATTTAACAGAACAAACTAACCTTCTTTCATTAAATGCTTCAATAGAGGCTGCAAGAGCTGGAGAGGCAGGCAAAGGTTTTTCAGTTGTTGCTGCAGAAATTAGAGCTTTAGCTGAACAGTCAAGCAATACAGCAGAAGAGATAGGAAAGAGAATTAAAGAAAATGTTAAATCTGTTAATGATGCTATTGATCTTATAGATAAATCAAAAAATACAATACAAAAAATTATTCAACAAGTTATTCAAACAAGTAGACTTATAAATGATATAGCAAAGCAGATGTCTGAACAAACTCAAGGCTCGAGAGAAATAATGACATCAATCGATGATATAAATAAAGGTGTATTAAATATAGTTAATGCTTCAGAAAAAGTTACAAATATAGCAAAAATTCTGGAAGAGGAATCAATTAAGCTTTCAGAGGTAGCTAAAAAATTTAAAGTAGAAAATGTTTTAGGTGAAAAATTAATCGAATAA
- a CDS encoding nucleotide sugar dehydrogenase gives MNYFEQIMQKIKENKVVVGVIGLGYVGLPLAVAFAKKGVKVIGFEKSKDRADLVNKGKNYIGDVKDEELKYSVDKKYLEATVDFSRIKECDCVMICVPTPLDIFKKPDMSYIETSCIDIGRNMKPGTFISLESTTYPTTTENFMKPIIERESGLEEGKDFWLCFSPERVDPGNKIYKTENTPKVVGGLGKEAQEIAMAIYSKAIDTLYPVSSPRAAEMVKILENTYRLINISLINELALLAGKMDINIWEVIEAAKTKPYGFQAFYPGPGIGGHCIPLDPFYLEYIAKSYNFDLTMIHTAGHINDMQPYRMMNKIAYALNRHKKAMNGSKVLFLGVAYKADIDDPRESPALRVMDEVKRKGATVLYHDPYIPEVTSEHGNYYKGVDLTDDLLEEVDCVVFTTLHSCFDVDHIVEKAKLVVDLRNAVKQVHIEDGKVFKL, from the coding sequence ATGAATTATTTTGAACAAATAATGCAAAAAATAAAAGAGAATAAAGTAGTTGTTGGTGTTATTGGTCTTGGTTATGTTGGGCTTCCTTTAGCTGTTGCTTTTGCAAAAAAGGGGGTTAAAGTTATAGGCTTTGAAAAAAGCAAAGATAGAGCTGATCTTGTAAATAAAGGTAAAAATTATATAGGTGATGTAAAAGATGAGGAATTAAAATATTCAGTTGATAAAAAATATCTTGAAGCAACTGTTGACTTTAGTAGAATAAAGGAATGTGACTGTGTTATGATATGTGTTCCTACACCTCTTGATATATTCAAGAAACCAGATATGAGCTATATAGAAACTTCCTGTATCGATATAGGAAGAAACATGAAGCCTGGAACTTTTATAAGTCTTGAAAGTACTACTTATCCAACTACAACAGAAAATTTTATGAAGCCTATTATAGAAAGAGAATCTGGGTTGGAAGAAGGTAAAGATTTTTGGCTCTGTTTTTCTCCTGAAAGAGTAGATCCAGGTAATAAAATATATAAAACAGAAAATACCCCAAAAGTTGTTGGAGGTCTTGGAAAAGAAGCACAAGAAATAGCTATGGCAATATATTCGAAAGCTATAGATACTCTTTATCCAGTATCTTCTCCAAGGGCAGCAGAAATGGTTAAGATCCTTGAAAATACATATAGATTAATAAATATAAGTTTGATAAATGAGCTTGCTCTCCTTGCTGGAAAAATGGATATAAATATATGGGAAGTTATTGAAGCAGCAAAAACTAAACCATATGGTTTTCAAGCTTTTTATCCCGGACCAGGAATAGGTGGGCACTGTATTCCTCTTGATCCATTTTATTTGGAATATATAGCTAAAAGCTATAACTTTGATCTTACTATGATTCATACTGCTGGACATATAAATGATATGCAACCATACAGAATGATGAATAAAATAGCTTATGCATTAAACAGACATAAAAAAGCAATGAATGGCTCCAAAGTTTTATTTTTGGGTGTTGCTTATAAAGCTGATATTGATGATCCGAGAGAATCTCCTGCATTAAGAGTTATGGATGAAGTAAAAAGAAAAGGTGCTACTGTTCTTTATCATGATCCATATATTCCAGAAGTTACATCTGAGCATGGAAATTACTATAAAGGGGTTGATTTAACAGATGATCTTTTAGAAGAGGTAGATTGCGTAGTATTTACAACTTTACATTCTTGTTTTGATGTTGATCATATTGTAGAAAAAGCTAAACTTGTTGTAGATTTGAGAAATGCGGTAAAACAAGTTCATATAGAAGATGGGAAAGTTTTTAAATTATAG
- a CDS encoding N-acetyltransferase: MGEFLRKEGELKIFKSDDGLGEYKVHESSYIDAGSYIGTGTRVWHFSHIMSGARIGKNCSIGQNVNIGSKAIIGNGVKIQNNVSVYDDVVLEDDVFCGPSMVFTNVINPRAFIERKHEYRKTLVKKGASIGANATIVCGVTIGDYAFIGAGAVVVKDVPSFALMVGVPAKQIGWVCKCGVTLQKRENNVYFCSQCNKIYEEYSDGLVEKY, translated from the coding sequence ATGGGAGAGTTTTTAAGAAAAGAAGGTGAACTTAAAATATTTAAATCGGATGATGGTTTAGGAGAATATAAAGTTCATGAAAGTTCTTATATTGATGCTGGTTCTTATATAGGTACGGGAACAAGAGTGTGGCATTTTTCTCATATAATGAGTGGTGCGAGAATAGGGAAGAATTGTTCAATTGGTCAGAACGTTAATATTGGTTCAAAAGCTATTATAGGAAATGGCGTTAAAATACAAAATAATGTTTCAGTTTATGATGATGTTGTTCTTGAAGATGATGTTTTTTGTGGTCCTTCGATGGTTTTTACAAATGTTATAAATCCAAGGGCTTTCATAGAAAGAAAACATGAATATAGGAAAACTCTTGTTAAAAAAGGAGCTTCTATTGGAGCTAATGCAACAATTGTATGTGGGGTGACAATAGGTGATTATGCTTTTATTGGTGCTGGAGCAGTAGTTGTAAAGGATGTTCCTTCTTTTGCACTAATGGTTGGAGTTCCTGCAAAACAAATAGGATGGGTTTGTAAATGTGGAGTAACATTGCAAAAAAGAGAAAATAATGTTTATTTTTGCTCTCAATGCAATAAAATTTATGAAGAATATTCAGATGGGTTAGTTGAAAAGTATTAA
- a CDS encoding winged helix-turn-helix transcriptional regulator, translating into MNNHEYNFLSYILEKNKRNEPFTQREIAKALNISLGMLNLILKKAVNTGLIKISKINKKTYSYILTKEGLNAIYKRSLTYFKSIAKNAYIYKDAIMRMLKEKRDKGIRNVFLFGKSQLDFIVEYCCIKLGLIYKNINYKDIESLIEDKYFFEEAKCSFYMFSENLSEEELKKVLESLKYSYDNEYINSNLTNIIDFINDDAILKNID; encoded by the coding sequence ATGAACAATCATGAATATAATTTTTTATCTTATATTTTAGAAAAAAATAAAAGAAATGAACCTTTTACTCAGAGAGAGATCGCTAAAGCTTTAAATATATCTCTTGGAATGTTAAATCTAATATTAAAAAAAGCAGTTAATACAGGTTTAATAAAAATAAGTAAAATAAATAAAAAAACATATAGCTATATCTTAACAAAAGAAGGGCTCAATGCTATTTATAAAAGAAGTCTTACATACTTTAAATCAATAGCTAAAAATGCTTATATATATAAAGATGCAATAATGAGGATGCTAAAAGAAAAAAGAGATAAAGGTATTAGAAATGTTTTTCTATTTGGTAAAAGTCAGCTTGATTTTATAGTAGAATATTGTTGTATTAAGCTTGGATTGATATATAAAAATATAAATTATAAGGATATAGAAAGTTTAATAGAGGATAAATATTTTTTTGAAGAAGCAAAATGTTCTTTTTATATGTTTTCTGAGAATTTAAGTGAAGAAGAGTTAAAAAAAGTTTTAGAAAGTTTAAAATATTCTTATGATAATGAATATATTAATAGTAATTTAACTAATATTATTGATTTTATAAATGATGATGCTATTTTAAAAAATATTGATTAG
- a CDS encoding glutathione S-transferase N-terminal domain-containing protein, with protein MIIVYSTPSCPYCQLAKQFLKSKNIDFEDVDVSKDYSRALEMVKKSGQTGVPVIDFNGEIIIGFDRARLERLIKN; from the coding sequence ATGATAATTGTTTATTCTACACCATCATGTCCATATTGTCAGTTAGCAAAGCAATTTTTAAAATCAAAAAATATTGATTTTGAAGATGTAGATGTTAGTAAAGATTACTCTAGAGCTTTAGAAATGGTTAAAAAATCAGGCCAAACTGGTGTTCCAGTTATAGATTTTAATGGTGAAATTATAATAGGTTTTGATAGAGCAAGACTTGAAAGGTTGATTAAAAATTAA
- a CDS encoding methyl-accepting chemotaxis protein, whose amino-acid sequence MSLKRKITLIIFFISITIIILFVFTFLFLTRELISSLINDNLIKGSKNFLFYIKENPELINELLNFNRESSYYYKILNFLDEICSIFNFRYIYIFKPSDQGFVFLISNDRNSSINKSNFFWIYYDAPPEMEKAYYEKREVFLSKPYKDQFGEFVALFCPITKLDKVQAIVGFYYDIDFVNNFYRRFYFYAGFIVFFVLTVIYIFTFFIQRKIVFPLKKVSQHTGHISKGFLQKFYHKDNNENNEINVLIKNINIMVDNFKIIIEHLNNTTQKLKYISNKNNDVVEDFIDSFNYQALSIEKISSSIRKATKNIKEIEQYVTENTIIIHEGNKKAFDAKNYIDRMINAMNNIYLSSKNLKKTLKIIYDITDETNLLALNAAIEATKAGKMGVGFAVVATEIKNLSDKASQMLVEIENSIKENDKIINEALNLVNDSKNKLNNIIEINLISSKILDNIKNNISENVNSAENITKAIEEINEIAQNYLKNSKEIEILSYQISNISEEINENIKKFQYEF is encoded by the coding sequence ATGTCACTAAAGAGAAAAATAACACTTATAATTTTTTTTATATCTATTACGATAATAATTTTATTTGTTTTTACCTTTCTATTTTTAACTAGAGAATTAATAAGTAGCTTGATAAATGATAATCTTATAAAAGGTTCTAAAAATTTTTTATTTTATATTAAAGAAAATCCAGAATTGATAAATGAACTTTTAAATTTTAATAGAGAGTCATCTTATTATTATAAAATATTAAATTTTCTTGATGAAATTTGCTCAATATTCAATTTTAGATATATATATATCTTTAAACCATCAGATCAAGGTTTTGTTTTTTTGATTTCAAATGATAGAAACTCAAGTATAAATAAATCAAATTTTTTTTGGATATATTATGATGCTCCACCAGAAATGGAGAAAGCTTATTATGAAAAGAGAGAAGTATTTTTAAGTAAACCTTATAAGGATCAATTTGGAGAATTTGTTGCTTTATTTTGTCCAATTACAAAACTTGATAAAGTTCAAGCTATTGTTGGTTTTTATTATGATATCGATTTTGTTAATAATTTTTATAGAAGATTTTACTTTTATGCTGGTTTTATAGTATTTTTTGTTTTAACAGTTATTTATATTTTTACTTTCTTTATACAAAGAAAAATTGTTTTTCCTTTAAAAAAAGTTTCTCAGCATACAGGACATATTTCTAAAGGATTTCTCCAAAAATTTTATCATAAGGACAATAATGAAAACAATGAAATAAATGTATTAATTAAAAATATTAATATAATGGTTGATAATTTTAAAATTATTATAGAGCACCTTAATAATACCACACAAAAACTTAAGTATATATCTAATAAAAATAATGATGTAGTAGAAGATTTTATTGATTCTTTTAATTATCAAGCATTATCAATTGAGAAAATTTCTTCTTCAATAAGGAAAGCAACAAAAAATATAAAGGAAATTGAGCAATATGTTACAGAAAATACAATTATTATTCATGAAGGGAATAAGAAAGCTTTTGATGCTAAGAATTATATTGACAGAATGATTAATGCAATGAATAATATTTATTTATCTTCTAAAAACCTTAAGAAAACTTTAAAAATAATATATGATATAACAGATGAAACTAATCTATTAGCTTTAAATGCAGCAATAGAAGCAACTAAAGCTGGTAAAATGGGTGTAGGTTTTGCTGTTGTTGCAACAGAAATAAAAAACCTTTCAGATAAAGCATCTCAAATGCTTGTAGAAATAGAAAATTCTATTAAAGAAAATGATAAAATTATAAATGAAGCTTTAAACCTTGTTAATGATTCAAAAAATAAACTTAATAATATAATTGAAATAAATCTTATTTCTTCAAAAATTCTTGATAATATAAAGAATAATATTTCTGAGAATGTAAACAGTGCAGAAAATATAACAAAAGCTATTGAAGAAATAAATGAAATTGCACAAAATTATCTGAAAAATAGTAAAGAGATAGAGATACTCTCATATCAGATAAGTAATATTTCAGAAGAAATAAATGAAAATATCAAAAAATTTCAGTATGAATTTTAA
- a CDS encoding UDP-N-acetylglucosamine 4,6-dehydratase produces MFYFFDEDFILFLLKRKKKLFSNDLKNKEDYIKSIIENSSFLVIGGAGTIGSATVKEIFKRNPKVLHIIDISENNLAELVRDIRSSLGYINGDFRTFAIDVGTPIYDKLFHDSDGYDYILNFSALKHVRSERDPYTLMRMIDVNILNTIKTIELAIEKGVKKYFCVSTDKATNPVNLMGASKRIMELFLIKYSDKIKISTARFANVAFSDGSLLYGFIQRIMKKQPITTPDDVKRYFIIPSESGVLCLLNVLCGENKEIFFPKLDPINDMITFWDIAQNFLNKIGYDIYLCKNEDEARELAKILPDKGKWPCYISKTDTTGEKEFEEFYTNNDIIDLDRFDDIGVMKLNYSLDLTLIDEFLVEIDKIKNKKRIEKKEIVDLFKKVLPEFTHIEKEKYLDQKM; encoded by the coding sequence ATGTTTTATTTTTTTGACGAAGATTTTATTTTATTTTTGTTAAAAAGAAAAAAGAAACTTTTCTCTAATGATTTAAAAAATAAAGAAGATTATATAAAGAGTATTATTGAAAACAGTTCTTTTCTTGTAATTGGTGGTGCAGGTACCATTGGGAGTGCAACTGTTAAAGAGATTTTTAAAAGAAATCCTAAAGTTTTACATATAATTGATATTTCTGAAAATAATCTTGCAGAATTAGTTAGAGATATAAGAAGTTCATTAGGTTATATAAATGGTGATTTTAGAACATTTGCTATTGATGTTGGTACTCCTATTTATGATAAACTTTTTCATGATTCTGATGGATATGATTATATATTAAATTTTTCAGCTTTAAAGCATGTAAGAAGTGAAAGAGATCCCTATACATTAATGAGAATGATTGATGTCAATATATTAAATACAATTAAGACTATTGAATTAGCTATTGAAAAAGGTGTAAAAAAATATTTTTGTGTTTCTACTGATAAAGCTACAAATCCAGTTAATCTAATGGGGGCTTCTAAAAGAATAATGGAGCTTTTTTTAATAAAATATTCAGATAAAATTAAGATTTCAACTGCAAGATTTGCTAATGTAGCTTTCAGTGATGGAAGTTTATTATATGGATTTATTCAAAGGATAATGAAAAAACAGCCTATAACAACACCTGATGATGTTAAAAGATATTTTATTATTCCATCAGAGTCTGGTGTTCTCTGTTTACTTAATGTTTTATGTGGTGAAAATAAGGAAATATTTTTTCCAAAGTTGGATCCTATAAACGATATGATTACTTTTTGGGACATAGCTCAAAATTTTCTTAATAAAATAGGTTATGATATATATTTATGTAAAAATGAAGATGAAGCAAGAGAACTGGCTAAAATATTACCTGATAAAGGTAAATGGCCATGTTATATTTCTAAAACTGATACAACTGGAGAAAAAGAATTTGAAGAGTTTTATACAAATAATGATATTATTGACCTTGATAGGTTTGATGATATAGGAGTTATGAAACTTAATTATTCCTTAGATTTGACCCTAATAGATGAATTTTTAGTTGAGATTGACAAAATAAAAAATAAAAAAAGAATAGAAAAAAAAGAGATAGTTGATCTTTTTAAAAAAGTTTTACCT